From a single Lineus longissimus chromosome 16, tnLinLong1.2, whole genome shotgun sequence genomic region:
- the LOC135500073 gene encoding interferon-inducible double-stranded RNA-dependent protein kinase activator A homolog isoform X3 — protein sequence MSHKGPGKTPIALLYEVCSKLHNAQPNMKPHYEEVEVKGQVHDPVYVFKCSVGDLHAMGQGTKKKQAKHQAAHGVLQKMDDGSGSIMLNLSQIGDDGSDGNPVGQLQELTQEWKWVPPTYEFSETVPNKGQPAKEFTCTLKLGKTLQERGIGKSKKSAKRKAAQAMLQQIKAGATVCAEDMEPEDFDHLHDSKGSYTALKEGKRIPTITPGASKEIGKFYAKMKNATGPILNALHTKPVTTPAANYCQMLQQLAEEQRFEVTYVDLQDPAPIGKGQHGQRQCLVQLSTMPVAVCHGFGPTTDDSHAQAAHTALQYLKIMTKKA from the exons ATGTCTCATAAAGGCCCAGGGAAGACACCGATAGCACTTCTGTATGAAGTTTGCTCCAAATTGCATAATGCCCAACCAAACATGAAACCACATTATGAGGAAGTTGAGGTCAAGGGCCAGGTTCATGATCCTGTCTACGTCTTCAAGTGTTCAGTTGGGGATCTTCACGCAATGGGACAAG GTACGAAGAAGAAGCAGGCCAAGCACCAGGCTGCCCACGGTGTGCTCCAGAAGATGGATGATGGCTCCGGAAG CATCATGCTGAACCTTTCGCAGATTGGTGACGACGGTTCAGACGGCAACCCGGTCGGACAGCTCCAGGAGCTCACCCAGGAGTGGAAATGGGTACCTCCAACCTACGagttctccgagactgtccccAACAAGGGACAACCTGCCAAGGAGTTCACATGTACACTGAAGTTGGGCAAGACGCTGCAAGAACGCGGCATTGGGAAATCTAAGAAGAGTGCCAAAAGGAAAGCTGCCCAGGCCATGCTTCAGCAGATCAAGGCTGGTGCCACTGTGTGTGCTGAAGATATGGAGCCAGAGGACTTTGAT CACTTGCATGACAGCAAGGGTTCCTACACTGCCCTGAAGGAGGGAAAGCGCATACCAACCATCACACCAGGTGCCAGCAAAGAGATTGGCAAATTCTACGCAAAGATGAAGAATGCGACTGGTCCAATCCTGAACGCACTCCACACCAAGCCTGTGACCACTCCAGCGGCAAACTATTGCCAGATGCTTCAGCAGTTGGCAGAGGAACAACGATTCGAAGTGACCTACGTTGACCTCCAGGATCCTGCTCCAATCGGTAAAG GTCAGCACGGTCAACGCCAATGCTTGGTTCAACTCTCCACCATGCCTGTGGCAGTCTGCCATGGCTTCGGCCCAACCACGGATGACTCGCATGCCCAGGCAGCCCACACTGCTCTGCAGTACCTCAAGATCATGACCAAGAAGGCCTAA
- the LOC135500073 gene encoding RISC-loading complex subunit tarbp2-like isoform X1 encodes MSHKGPGKTPIALLYEVCSKLHNAQPNMKPHYEEVEVKGQVHDPVYVFKCSVGDLHAMGQGTKKKQAKHQAAHGVLQKMDDGSGRCVVPGLPGQNSIMLNLSQIGDDGSDGNPVGQLQELTQEWKWVPPTYEFSETVPNKGQPAKEFTCTLKLGKTLQERGIGKSKKSAKRKAAQAMLQQIKAGATVCAEDMEPEDFDHLHDSKGSYTALKEGKRIPTITPGASKEIGKFYAKMKNATGPILNALHTKPVTTPAANYCQMLQQLAEEQRFEVTYVDLQDPAPIGKGQHGQRQCLVQLSTMPVAVCHGFGPTTDDSHAQAAHTALQYLKIMTKKA; translated from the exons ATGTCTCATAAAGGCCCAGGGAAGACACCGATAGCACTTCTGTATGAAGTTTGCTCCAAATTGCATAATGCCCAACCAAACATGAAACCACATTATGAGGAAGTTGAGGTCAAGGGCCAGGTTCATGATCCTGTCTACGTCTTCAAGTGTTCAGTTGGGGATCTTCACGCAATGGGACAAG GTACGAAGAAGAAGCAGGCCAAGCACCAGGCTGCCCACGGTGTGCTCCAGAAGATGGATGATGGCTCCGGAAGGTGCGTTGTACCGGGACTCCCGGGTCAAAACAG CATCATGCTGAACCTTTCGCAGATTGGTGACGACGGTTCAGACGGCAACCCGGTCGGACAGCTCCAGGAGCTCACCCAGGAGTGGAAATGGGTACCTCCAACCTACGagttctccgagactgtccccAACAAGGGACAACCTGCCAAGGAGTTCACATGTACACTGAAGTTGGGCAAGACGCTGCAAGAACGCGGCATTGGGAAATCTAAGAAGAGTGCCAAAAGGAAAGCTGCCCAGGCCATGCTTCAGCAGATCAAGGCTGGTGCCACTGTGTGTGCTGAAGATATGGAGCCAGAGGACTTTGAT CACTTGCATGACAGCAAGGGTTCCTACACTGCCCTGAAGGAGGGAAAGCGCATACCAACCATCACACCAGGTGCCAGCAAAGAGATTGGCAAATTCTACGCAAAGATGAAGAATGCGACTGGTCCAATCCTGAACGCACTCCACACCAAGCCTGTGACCACTCCAGCGGCAAACTATTGCCAGATGCTTCAGCAGTTGGCAGAGGAACAACGATTCGAAGTGACCTACGTTGACCTCCAGGATCCTGCTCCAATCGGTAAAG GTCAGCACGGTCAACGCCAATGCTTGGTTCAACTCTCCACCATGCCTGTGGCAGTCTGCCATGGCTTCGGCCCAACCACGGATGACTCGCATGCCCAGGCAGCCCACACTGCTCTGCAGTACCTCAAGATCATGACCAAGAAGGCCTAA
- the LOC135500073 gene encoding RISC-loading complex subunit tarbp2-like isoform X2: MSHKGPGKTPIALLYEVCSKLHNAQPNMKPHYEEVEVKGQVHDPVYVFKCSVGDLHAMGQGTKKKQAKHQAAHGVLQKMDDGSGRCVVPGLPGQNSIMLNLSQIGDDGSDGNPVGQLQELTQEWKWVPPTYEFSETVPNKGQPAKEFTCTLKLGKTLQERGIGKSKKSAKRKAAQAMLQQIKAGATVCAEDMEPEDFDHLHDSKGSYTALKEGKRIPTITPGASKEIGKFYAKMKNATGPILNALHTKPVTTPAANYCQMLQQLAEEQRFEVTYVDLQDPAPIGQHGQRQCLVQLSTMPVAVCHGFGPTTDDSHAQAAHTALQYLKIMTKKA, from the exons ATGTCTCATAAAGGCCCAGGGAAGACACCGATAGCACTTCTGTATGAAGTTTGCTCCAAATTGCATAATGCCCAACCAAACATGAAACCACATTATGAGGAAGTTGAGGTCAAGGGCCAGGTTCATGATCCTGTCTACGTCTTCAAGTGTTCAGTTGGGGATCTTCACGCAATGGGACAAG GTACGAAGAAGAAGCAGGCCAAGCACCAGGCTGCCCACGGTGTGCTCCAGAAGATGGATGATGGCTCCGGAAGGTGCGTTGTACCGGGACTCCCGGGTCAAAACAG CATCATGCTGAACCTTTCGCAGATTGGTGACGACGGTTCAGACGGCAACCCGGTCGGACAGCTCCAGGAGCTCACCCAGGAGTGGAAATGGGTACCTCCAACCTACGagttctccgagactgtccccAACAAGGGACAACCTGCCAAGGAGTTCACATGTACACTGAAGTTGGGCAAGACGCTGCAAGAACGCGGCATTGGGAAATCTAAGAAGAGTGCCAAAAGGAAAGCTGCCCAGGCCATGCTTCAGCAGATCAAGGCTGGTGCCACTGTGTGTGCTGAAGATATGGAGCCAGAGGACTTTGAT CACTTGCATGACAGCAAGGGTTCCTACACTGCCCTGAAGGAGGGAAAGCGCATACCAACCATCACACCAGGTGCCAGCAAAGAGATTGGCAAATTCTACGCAAAGATGAAGAATGCGACTGGTCCAATCCTGAACGCACTCCACACCAAGCCTGTGACCACTCCAGCGGCAAACTATTGCCAGATGCTTCAGCAGTTGGCAGAGGAACAACGATTCGAAGTGACCTACGTTGACCTCCAGGATCCTGCTCCAATCG GTCAGCACGGTCAACGCCAATGCTTGGTTCAACTCTCCACCATGCCTGTGGCAGTCTGCCATGGCTTCGGCCCAACCACGGATGACTCGCATGCCCAGGCAGCCCACACTGCTCTGCAGTACCTCAAGATCATGACCAAGAAGGCCTAA
- the LOC135500445 gene encoding uncharacterized protein LOC135500445 codes for MDDVFDEDRDDIEISRREWSNLKENRVKEGYKKGLAAGEERKLQEGFDDGYKTSVNQAYQLARMRGILCAVLVKLHENDPTASSEDTQLTTKLVEEISDIEKDLLQHIQVPAADETGLPGPSSAGLPRCGGDDGKPCACTPSEDSKPIDRKGTDNKNHGEPAVTPCDKNLNHDSFAPSSGAFPEFSRKINQVMPEVVTLLTKMGFSSDFIATL; via the exons ATGGATGATGTTTTTGACGAAGATCGTGATGACATCGAGATATCTCGACGGGAATGGAGTAATTTAAAGGAAAACAGAGTAAAA gAAGGCTATAAAAAAGGCCTAGCTGCTGGTGAGGAAAGGAAGCTGCAAGAAGGTTTTGATGATGGTTATAAGACCTCTGTCAACCAGGCTTATCAGCTAGCACGAATGAGGGGAATTCTCTG TGCAGTCCTTGTGAAGCTGCACGAAAATGATCCAACAGCAAGCAGTGAAGACACACAGCTGACAACAAAACTTGTTGAAGAAATATCAGACATTGAGAAAGACTTACTCCAGCATATCCAGGTCCCAGCTGCGGATGAAACTGGTCTGCCTGGACCAAGTTCAGCTGGGCTGCCACGGTGTGGAGGAGACGATGGAAAACCATGTGCATGCACACCTAGCGAGGACTCAAAACCCATTGACCGCAAGGGCACAGACAACAAAAATCATGGAGAACCAGCTGTGACACCTTGTGACAAGAATCTGAATCATGACTCTTTTGCTCCCAGTTCGGGTGCGTTTCCGGAGTTCTCTCGGAAGATTAATCAAGTGATGCCAGAAGTTGTCACTCTGTTGACAAAGATGGGTTTTAGTTCTGATTTCATTGCTACGCTGTGA